A window of Chryseobacterium aquaeductus genomic DNA:
TCTTTTCGTTGAATTAAAGGAAGTTCTTCGGTAGAATGACCATTGAGCCAAAGCAAATCAAAAACCTGATACGTTAAAGCCAAATCCGGATTGTCACCGATTTGCTGTAATAACTGGAAACTTGGTTTGCCGTTTTCGTCGTAAGCAACAATTTCTCCATCCAAAATCATTTTGTGTTTTTGTTGACTTAAATCTTCTGCAATGGTGTCAAATTTAGATAGAAATGAAATTCCGTTTCGGGAATAGAATAGCGGTTGTTTTTTGCTGAGATCTGCGACGGCTCGGTAACCGTCCCACTTGATTTCAAAAATCCAGTCTTTATCATCAAAAGCATTTTCAGAAATTTTTGCCAGCATTGGTTTGATGAAATTTTCGAGTTTTTTCTCATCACCCAAAGAGTTGTAACGTTTAAATTGTGATTTAGTTTCTGCTTTTACGGTTTCTTTTTGCTGCTTTTTAGGCTTTTTTTTTCCTCTATAAATTTTGAAACTAAGGATTTCGGCGAAACGTTTTCTTCAGCATCATACTTTTCTTCAGCAAATTTATCTTTGTGCTTTATTAAAAGCCATGCATTGTTTTCAGCATTTTTCATTTTGACTAATGCAAATTCACCTTTTAATTTTTTTCCGTGTAGAATAAATTTTAATGAACCATCTTTCAGTTCCTTCAGCAATTCTTTTTCATCTGAAAGCTTACTTGTATCATCCAACGGTTCGTAAGTTCCGCTGTCCCATATTTCTACTTGTCCGGCTCCGTAATTTCCTTCGGGAATATTTCCTTCAAAATCTTTATAATCATAAGGATGATCTTCTACCATCATGGCAAGACGCTTATCTTCAGGATTTAAAGACGGACCTTTCGGTACCGCCCAACTCTTCAAAACACCATCCATCTCCAGTCTAAAATCGTAATGAAGTCTTGACGCAGCATGTCTCTGAATCACAAAAATCAGTTTGTCTTCACTTTTTTTTGTTTTTCCCTTGGGTTCGGTGGTTTTATCGAACTTTCTCTTTTCGTTATAATCTTTAAGTGCCATGATTATGAAGCATTTTTAGATTTCGGGGTTTGTAAACTGGCTTTTAGCTGTGCCATCAAATCGATTACCTTACCTTGTTTTGCAGGTTCTGATTTTTTGACTTTAACCGATTTTCCTTTTGCTTTTTTCTTAATGATTTTAAGCAATTCTTCGGAATACGTATTTTTGTAAAATGTGGGATCAAATGGTTCTGAAAGTTGCTCTATAAGATTTTTTGCCATCTTCAGTTCAGCTGGCTTCGGTGCTTTTTTAGCAGGAATTTTTAGATCTTTATAATCTCTAATTTCCTGATCAAATCGTAACCGATTCAAAACTAAAACATCGTCATTGTACGGACGAATCATCCCAATTGCTTCGGTATCTCGCAAAACAAAAGTTCCGATGCCAACCATTTTGGTTTGTTGCAAAGCTTTAATTAAAAGTCTGTAAGCGTTTTCGCCATTTTTTTGTGGCTCAAGAAAATAGGGAGTTTCGAAATAAACAGAATCAACTTCAACTTCTTTCACAAAATGTTCTATAGAAAGAATTTTTGTTTTCTCAGGACTTGCAGCTTCGTAATCTTCATCTTCGAGAACGACATATTTATCATCCATCAGATAACCTTTTACAATATTTGCCCACTCTACTTCCTTGCCTGTTTTTTCGTTGACTCTTTTGAATTTAATATTAGAAAAATCAGATTTGTCCAGCATATCAAGATCCAGTTTGCTGGTTTCTGTCGCAGAATAAATCTTCACAGGAATATTGACTAAGCCAAAACCAATGGCACCGTTCCAAATTGCTTTCATTGTCTTACTTTTTATTAAAACTTGCAATGATTGTGCCGTGGAGATTTTAAAACTGATTTATTAAACTTCTTTAAACTTTGATTTGTTCTCTAAATAAAGTATGGTTTTTGTGAGGTTATCTTCATCAATATTATCTTTATCCAAAATAAAATTCATAACTGAAGATGCGGTAATATAAAGATATTTATCATCTAAAATACAGTAAGTAATTTCTTGCCAAATGAATTTGTACTCTGCTCTGTAGTTTTTAAAAGAGAAATGAGTTGGTGTAAATTCCCAAATTACATCTTTCGAATTTGCTCTGAGGTTTGTAATTTCACGATCAATTTCACTGAAAAAATCTTTTTTGTGTTTTTTGTAGTCAGCAAGAGAACTGAAATAATAAGAATAAACTGCAATAGAAAATCCCAAAAAGAAGGCGGCATAGATATAGCCTCCTAGGAAAAATGCTATAACTCCAAATACTGTAAATGTGATTCCGTAAAAAAGATTTTTTGTATTTTTCTTCAAACTATTTTCCCATAGTCTTTTATATTCATACCGATTGATCTGTTGTAAAATTTCGCCGGAGTTTGGGGTATTGTAGGTAAGAATTTCTTCGTTCATAGTTTAGAATTAAATAAAAAAAGCGGAGAAAAAATCTCCGCTTCTAATTTATGCTTTTAAATTCAATTTCAATTCCAATTCATCTAATTGCTCATTGGCAATCGAAGCCGGAGCATCAATCATCACATCTCGTCCTGAATTATTTTTAGGGAATGCGATATAATCTCTGATCACTTCGTTTCCGTCAAGAATGGCTACCAAACGGTCAAATCCGAAAGCCAAACCACCATGAGGCGGAGCTCCATATTTGAAAGCATTCATTAAGAATCCGAATTGCGCTTCAGCTTCTTCTTTTGTAAATCCTAAAAGATCAAACATTTTAGATTGAAGATCTCTGTCGAAAATTCTGATAGATCCACCGCCGATCTCGTTCCCGTTCAATACCATATCGTATGCGTTGGCTCTGGCTTTTCCGGGATCTGTTTCCAATAAATGAATGTCTTCAGTTTTTGGAGAGGTGAAAGGGTGGTGCATTGCATGGTAACGTCCGCTTTCTTCGTCAAATTCCAATAATGGGAAATCTACAACCCAAAGTGGCGCAAATACGTCTCCTTTTCTTAATCCCAAACGGTTTCCAAGTTCCATTCTCAACGCAGAAAGCTGAGTTCTTACTTTGTGCTCGTTTCCTGAAAGAATCAACATTAAATCGCCTTCTTTCGCTCCGAATTTCTCGATGATTTTCGCTAAATCTTCTTCGTTGTAGAATTTATTCACCGAAGAAGTCTTCACACCATCATTTTGGAATTTAGCCCAAATCAATCCTGTGGCTCCAATTTGTGGACGTTTTACCCAATCAACAAGCTCATCGATTTGTTTTCTCGTGTAATCTGCGCAGCCTTCAACATTAATTCCGACAACCAATTCTGCGTCGTCAAATATTTTAAAATCTTTTCCTTTTACTAATTCATTCAATTCAACGAATTCCATTCCGAAACGGATGTCCGGTTTGTCGTTTCCATACTTCTGCATGGCTTCAGCAAACGTCATTCTTGGAAAATTTCCAAATTCCTGACCGGTAATATCTTTAATCAGGGTTTTTGTCATTCCTTCAAAAACATTCATTACATCTTCCTGATCTACAAATGCCATTTCGCAATCGATTTGTGTAAATTCCGGCTGTCTGTCGGCTCTCAAATCTTCATCACGGAAGCATTTAACGATCTGAAAATATTTATCCATTCCGCCAACCATCAACAATTGTTTGAAGGTTTGTGGAGATTGTGGTAATGCGTAAAACTGTCCGGGATTCATTCTGCTTGGTACTACGAAATCTCTCGCTCCTTCCGGAGTTGATTTGATTAAAACAGGAGTTTCAACCTCAATAAAACCTTCGTCCGAAAGATAATTTCTCACTTTCTGCGACATTTTGTGACGGAAAATTAGTTTGTCTCTTACCGGAGCTCTCCTGATGTCGAGATAACGGTACTTCATTCTCAATTCTTCACCACCATCCGTTTCGTCTTCAATCGTGAAAGGCGGCAGCTGAGATTCGTTAAGAACAATTAATTTTTCAACTAAAATTTCAATTTCTCCTGTTGGAATATTTGGGTTTTTGCTTACTCTTTCAATGACTTTTCCTGTAACCTGAATTACAAATTCTCGTCCCAGTTTTTTTGCATTTTCCATCAGTTCCGCTGAAGAACGGTCTTGGTCGAAAACCAACTGAGTAATTCCGTAACGATCCCGAAGATCTATCCAAATCATAAATCCTTTATCACGAATGGTTTGTACCCATCCTGAAAGTGTAACTTCTTCATTAAGATTTTCCAGAGACAATTCTCCGTTGGTGTGCGATCGAAACATTTTTTTTAGATGTTAGATATTAGACTTTAGATATTAGACATTCAAGCGCCTAATTTTCGTTGGCAAAGATAAGATTTTTGCAGGGTTTAAATAAAAAAACTTCCCGAGAGAAGTTTTTATAATGGTATGAGAGATTTATTATTTAAGAATAGCAGTAAGATTTGCTTTCTCATATTTTACTGCAAAATCCTTAGCAGTTTCTCCGTTTGCATTTTTCAAATTTTTGTCTGCCCCTTTTTTCAATAGAGATTGAGCCAAATCTGCCTTTCCGTATCGCGCAGCAACCATAAGAGGAGATTGGTTATTACAAATTCTGTTTACATCAGTAGTATTACTAAGTAAAAAATTGAAAATATTTTTTCTTTCATATTTTACACTAAATGCAAGAAGATCATAAGAATTTTCTTTGATAGCAAAACATTTATTAAAATCTTCTTTTTTAAATACTTTTTTAAATTCCTGAAGATTATCAGTTTGGAAAATTCTCATTTGATTGCCAGACATTTCCTGTGCCAACAAACCATTTCCAAAAATTGAGATTGCAATAAGCAATGTAGCTGATATAATTTTTTTCATGAGTAGATATTTAAATTCTAATAATATACAAATCTATATATTTTTTTTGATACAGTAAATTAATTAGTTACCGATTTAACAGTCTTGTTAAAGTTTTTGCAAAATTAATACTTATAATATTGAAAAACTTTTGGCTGAGAAACTAAAGTTTTTAATAACATCAAAAATTTGGTATTCATGACTTTTCCTTTTTTTTAAACTAATTCTTTGAAATTGTATTTTTGCAACGAATAAGATTTTAAATGAAAAAATATTTTACATTTTTAAAAAAAGCATTTAGCGAAGAAGAAACCGATTATACCAAAATCAGTATAAGAAGTGCTGTTCTTCTATTAGCGATTCCGATGATGCTGGAAATGGCGATGGAATCTGTTTTTGCATTGGTAGATCTTTATTTTGTCGGGCATCTTAAAGAAAGCGGATATGCGATTCAGACGGTGGGTTTGACGGAATCTATTCTCACCATCATCTACTCCATAGCCATCGGAATGAGCATGGCGGCTACAGCGGTTGTAGCAAGAAGAATTGGTGAAAAAAATCCTGAGCAGGCATCCAAAAGTGCGGCGCAGGTGATTTCGGTTTCCTTTGTGATTACATCAATTTTAAGTCTCTTTGGAGTTATATATGCTCAGGAACTTTTAATTTTAATGGGTTCAAAACCTGAAGCTGCAGTTTATGGTAAAGATTTTACCAGAATTATGATGGGAAGCAGTGTGATCATTATGCTTTTATTTTTGATCAACGGAATTTTCCGAGGAGCAGGAAATGCAGCAATTGCTATGAAAAGTTTATGGATTGCTAATATTGCGAACATTATTCTGTGCCCGATTTTAATAAGAGGTTTCGGACCCATTCCGACTATGGGATTAACGGGAGCTGCAGTGGCAACAACTATTGGAAGAAGTACTGGTGTTCTTTACCAACTGTATCATATTTTTATTGCGGACTCTCAGGTAAGGATCAAAATCAGCTATTTTAAACCAGACTTTAAATTGATTACATCCATCGTTAAAATTGCTATGCCCGGAATATTTCAGTTTGTGATTGCATCTTGCAGCTGGATTTTTCTGGCTCAACTTGTCGCAACAACCGGAGGCGAAAATGCTTCTGCAGGTTATCAGACTGCTTTGCGACTGATGATGTTTTTCATGCTTCCGGCGTGGGGTCTCAGCAATGCCGCATCCACTTTGGTTGGACAAAATATGGGCGCTGGCGAAATGCTGCGTGCAGAAGAATCGGTTATGAAAACAGTAAAATACAATGTCATTTTTATGCTTGTGTTGAGCCTGATTTTTTTGTTGCTCGGTGATTTTCTTGTAGGATTTTTTACAGAACAAACAGAAATTAAAAGTATTGCTAAAAATGCTCTTCACATTATGAGCGTTGGTTTTGTATTCTATGGAATCGGGATGGTAACCATCAATGCATTCAACGGTGCCGGGGATACATGGACGCCGACTTGGCTCAATTTTTTCGGTTTTTGGATGTTTCAGATTCCTTTGGCTTATATACTTTCAAAATATTTTGAAATGGGTCCGAAAGGTGTTTTTATCTCGATTCCGGTCGCAGAAACATTCATCACCATTGTTGCTTTTATTTTATTTAAAAAAGGCAAATGGAAACTTATAAAAGTATAGACAATTAAAATTATAAATTTTAACAGATTGATTTTTTGTTTTTCTTAATGTTAATGTGTAACTTGTGAAGAAACAAACAAATTATTATCATTATGGGAAAAGGAGATAGAAAATCTAGAAAAGGAAAAATTATCTTAGGAAGCTACGGAAAGAAAAGACCGAGAAAAGCTTCAAAGTCTTATCCGGCTACTGAAAAAGCAAAGGACTAAGCAAAAAATGACCGCAGAAATTACTTCTACGGTCATTTTTTTATTTAGACTTAAATTATTTTCCTCCGAAAAGTCCTCCAAGCAAACCACCTAAACCACCACTTTGCTGGTTCTGCTGTCCACCGCCACCAAGTACACTTCCTAAAATATCGTTCAAAGGATTTCCTGATGATTGCGATTGTCCGCCACCTAAAACGCTTCCCAAAATGTCATTTAATGGGCTCGACTGCTGCTCTTGTGCCTGAGTTTGAGCACCTCCCAAGATTCCTCCAAGAAGATCACCAAGACCACCAGCTCCTACATTATTTTGTTGCTTTTCTTTCCCGATATAGCCCATGATTACAGGAGCAAGCATCGCTAAGATCGGACCGATTTTGTCAATAGAAATACCTGTGTTTTGCGATAATTGGTTTTCTACATTGTTTTTTTGATTTCCAAAAATGTGCGAAAGAATAGATCCTCCCTCATCTTGTCTGTTATCAAGCTGCGAAGTATCGTCTAAAATACTTCCGTCATGATCTTTATCCAATGCGTTGTTCAAAGCTTCAGCTTCGTTGGCGTCCTGAGATTTATTTCTGAGATAAGAAATGACAAGTGGAGTAGCCACTGCCAATAATGCAATAATTTGGTTTTTGCTGATTCCGAATTTGTTTTCAGCTTGTTCAGCAACCTGATTTCCTGTGTTTCCTGTTAAAAGATCTATTAGATTCATTTTCTTGTGTTTAAATTTTTTAATTGCTAGAATATCAAAGTTATCAAAATTCTTGGATTAAAAATTTTTTTAAATTAAAATGAATGTTAAAGTTTTCGAATTTCTGAAAGTGGCTGATATTTCAGTCTGAGTTTTATAAATTCTTTTGATTGTTCTATTAAAGCCACAACATTATCTTCACATTTTACCTTGTCTAAAGTAAATTCTATGCATCCTATGTTATGAGTAAGCCAAGGAAGCATATAATAAGACAAACCACCTTTGTACAATTTTTCCTGATGGAATTTTTTTCCTTGAGGAATTGACGAAACAATATATAGACTCAAAATATATATGAATGGAATCAGTAAAGGAGCAAATATTAATTTTTTCAAATCATACCTACTACTCAATTGTTTTATTCCCAAAGCAATAAAAACTGTAAAAATTAAATAAAATGAAATGAAAAATACATAATTGTCTGAAACCGCATAAAATGTGGCAAAACCAAGTGTAAAAACAGAAGCGATGGAGAAAAATAGAAAGCTCTTTTTGTTATTTTTGAACAAATGAATCATTCCAAAAATAGCAAATACAATGAACACATTAAAATTGTAAATCAAAAACAATAGAGATTTTACAACGTCTTTTACGAGATCTGAAAAGCTTTGTTGCAAAGTATCTTGCACCCAAGGTCCGTCGTTTGATGTGAAAGTATATTTCAATTCAATATTATTAAGATGATTTGTGTAAAACATCAAAGAAAAAATAAAAATAAAAGAGATGAACGACAAGATAATGCTCCTGCGTTCAGATTTTAATAAATAAAGGAAAACCAAATACGCAGGAATCAGCATAATATTCTGGATATGAACCCAAAAACTTATACTCAATAAAATACCGACAGCCACAATATGTTTTTGAGAGTTACTCTTCAATGATTTGATGGCATAAATAAAAAAAAGTATGACCCAAAGAGCGTTAAAGGTGTAAACTTCAACAGTTTCTGCACTGCGCCAAAATGTGAAACCCAAGCCAAAAACGAACACTGAGGTTACAGCAATCCAATTTTCTTCAATAAATTCTTTTATCAGATAAAACAGTGCACTTGCTGTAAAAGCCGCAGGAATAATAGACATGAATCGCATGACGGAAACGCTGTCAAAATTTAAAAATTTTGTAAAAAAGACAGCGGTATTAACGTATAGGAAATGGGCAAGTGGTGTAGCTATGGTTAAAAATTCACGTTTTTCCGCATCAAGAACAAATCCTATACAGTCTCCAAAAGCTATTTTGGAAAAACTGCCAATGTAGTAAATGAAGAAAAAAACAATAAAAACTAAAATAGCTAAAGTTTTTTTACTCATCGATCTAATTCTTAAAAATAGGAACATTGGAGCAAGCTTCCCCAAACATCAA
This region includes:
- a CDS encoding DNA polymerase ligase N-terminal domain-containing protein is translated as MALKDYNEKRKFDKTTEPKGKTKKSEDKLIFVIQRHAASRLHYDFRLEMDGVLKSWAVPKGPSLNPEDKRLAMMVEDHPYDYKDFEGNIPEGNYGAGQVEIWDSGTYEPLDDTSKLSDEKELLKELKDGSLKFILHGKKLKGEFALVKMKNAENNAWLLIKHKDKFAEEKYDAEENVSPKSLVSKFIEEKKSLKSSKKKP
- the ku gene encoding non-homologous end joining protein Ku; amino-acid sequence: MKAIWNGAIGFGLVNIPVKIYSATETSKLDLDMLDKSDFSNIKFKRVNEKTGKEVEWANIVKGYLMDDKYVVLEDEDYEAASPEKTKILSIEHFVKEVEVDSVYFETPYFLEPQKNGENAYRLLIKALQQTKMVGIGTFVLRDTEAIGMIRPYNDDVLVLNRLRFDQEIRDYKDLKIPAKKAPKPAELKMAKNLIEQLSEPFDPTFYKNTYSEELLKIIKKKAKGKSVKVKKSEPAKQGKVIDLMAQLKASLQTPKSKNAS
- the aspS gene encoding aspartate--tRNA ligase, with amino-acid sequence MFRSHTNGELSLENLNEEVTLSGWVQTIRDKGFMIWIDLRDRYGITQLVFDQDRSSAELMENAKKLGREFVIQVTGKVIERVSKNPNIPTGEIEILVEKLIVLNESQLPPFTIEDETDGGEELRMKYRYLDIRRAPVRDKLIFRHKMSQKVRNYLSDEGFIEVETPVLIKSTPEGARDFVVPSRMNPGQFYALPQSPQTFKQLLMVGGMDKYFQIVKCFRDEDLRADRQPEFTQIDCEMAFVDQEDVMNVFEGMTKTLIKDITGQEFGNFPRMTFAEAMQKYGNDKPDIRFGMEFVELNELVKGKDFKIFDDAELVVGINVEGCADYTRKQIDELVDWVKRPQIGATGLIWAKFQNDGVKTSSVNKFYNEEDLAKIIEKFGAKEGDLMLILSGNEHKVRTQLSALRMELGNRLGLRKGDVFAPLWVVDFPLLEFDEESGRYHAMHHPFTSPKTEDIHLLETDPGKARANAYDMVLNGNEIGGGSIRIFDRDLQSKMFDLLGFTKEEAEAQFGFLMNAFKYGAPPHGGLAFGFDRLVAILDGNEVIRDYIAFPKNNSGRDVMIDAPASIANEQLDELELKLNLKA
- a CDS encoding ankyrin repeat domain-containing protein yields the protein MKKIISATLLIAISIFGNGLLAQEMSGNQMRIFQTDNLQEFKKVFKKEDFNKCFAIKENSYDLLAFSVKYERKNIFNFLLSNTTDVNRICNNQSPLMVAARYGKADLAQSLLKKGADKNLKNANGETAKDFAVKYEKANLTAILK
- a CDS encoding MATE family efflux transporter, whose amino-acid sequence is MKKYFTFLKKAFSEEETDYTKISIRSAVLLLAIPMMLEMAMESVFALVDLYFVGHLKESGYAIQTVGLTESILTIIYSIAIGMSMAATAVVARRIGEKNPEQASKSAAQVISVSFVITSILSLFGVIYAQELLILMGSKPEAAVYGKDFTRIMMGSSVIIMLLFLINGIFRGAGNAAIAMKSLWIANIANIILCPILIRGFGPIPTMGLTGAAVATTIGRSTGVLYQLYHIFIADSQVRIKISYFKPDFKLITSIVKIAMPGIFQFVIASCSWIFLAQLVATTGGENASAGYQTALRLMMFFMLPAWGLSNAASTLVGQNMGAGEMLRAEESVMKTVKYNVIFMLVLSLIFLLLGDFLVGFFTEQTEIKSIAKNALHIMSVGFVFYGIGMVTINAFNGAGDTWTPTWLNFFGFWMFQIPLAYILSKYFEMGPKGVFISIPVAETFITIVAFILFKKGKWKLIKV
- a CDS encoding 30S ribosomal protein THX; translation: MGKGDRKSRKGKIILGSYGKKRPRKASKSYPATEKAKD
- a CDS encoding DUF937 domain-containing protein — translated: MNLIDLLTGNTGNQVAEQAENKFGISKNQIIALLAVATPLVISYLRNKSQDANEAEALNNALDKDHDGSILDDTSQLDNRQDEGGSILSHIFGNQKNNVENQLSQNTGISIDKIGPILAMLAPVIMGYIGKEKQQNNVGAGGLGDLLGGILGGAQTQAQEQQSSPLNDILGSVLGGGQSQSSGNPLNDILGSVLGGGGQQNQQSGGLGGLLGGLFGGK
- a CDS encoding protein O-mannosyl-transferase family, encoding MSKKTLAILVFIVFFFIYYIGSFSKIAFGDCIGFVLDAEKREFLTIATPLAHFLYVNTAVFFTKFLNFDSVSVMRFMSIIPAAFTASALFYLIKEFIEENWIAVTSVFVFGLGFTFWRSAETVEVYTFNALWVILFFIYAIKSLKSNSQKHIVAVGILLSISFWVHIQNIMLIPAYLVFLYLLKSERRSIILSFISFIFIFSLMFYTNHLNNIELKYTFTSNDGPWVQDTLQQSFSDLVKDVVKSLLFLIYNFNVFIVFAIFGMIHLFKNNKKSFLFFSIASVFTLGFATFYAVSDNYVFFISFYLIFTVFIALGIKQLSSRYDLKKLIFAPLLIPFIYILSLYIVSSIPQGKKFHQEKLYKGGLSYYMLPWLTHNIGCIEFTLDKVKCEDNVVALIEQSKEFIKLRLKYQPLSEIRKL